The following proteins are encoded in a genomic region of Drosophila willistoni isolate 14030-0811.24 chromosome 3R, UCI_dwil_1.1, whole genome shotgun sequence:
- the LOC6650211 gene encoding alpha-taxilin yields MEKLSKNKRVAREEKQRDQKMEEQVLKSLDDCPNDEEKVKQLLQRSVESEKTVNRLTTEIRAMQRQMENQQRELNKSVLMRDKLQEVCREQQRIIKSVKNEGMLQIKVEEERRKESQLKFQSSLNEVQKSLAKNNDENIKLRDYNIEMTKKLKLLAEQYQTREQHLEKLNEQVHLESQLHQAKLSKAQVEAAMEKEILTKENQIGLEKLLQAQRAIKALTEREQQLKEQLNIYTAKYDDFQQSLQKSNEVFGSYKVELEKMSKNSKKIEKEALGWRQKYEKSNAMVIELVTEKQLRDQQSDRLHKQVVQLQKLLRALQLERTSLHTCLRDNNIEIPAMPQLPPEPEPIKVAPVNTNDKAKMELMTRNCAELKQTLANLQNQMKLLTTSEGKSVASEEQQQNSHQQNKQANNTNNKKNQKKKDKKSKAKAKANAAAANAEPTEPEQETEPNQQDKVVEEQQLEEQSNAELQHAAGDGINIASSKDAQQQTTTTTAEKVPTTDDLESDGSNDDGCSTPTNETIDAVDISEVPALIDAAAD; encoded by the exons ATGGAAAAGTTAAGCAAAAATAAGCGTGTGGCACGTGAGGAGAAGCAGCGAGACCAGAAAATGGAAGAGCAG GTGCTCAAATCGCTGGATGACTGTCCCAATGATGAGGAGAAAGTCAAACAGTTGCTGCAACGCTCGGTGGAGAGTGAGAAAACGGTGAACCGACTTACCACCGAGATCCGTGCCATGCAGCGGCAAATGGAGAACCAGCAGAGGGAACTCAATAAGAGTGTCCTGATGCGTGACAAACTGCAAGAGGTGTGCCGGGAGCAGCAGCGTATCATCAAATCGGTGAAGAATGAGGGCATGCTACAAATCAAGGTGGAGGAAGAGCGTCGCAAGGAGAGCCAATTGAAATTTCAGAGTTCCCTCAACGAAGTGCAAAAATCTctggccaaaaacaacgaTGAGAACATCAAATTGCGCGATTACAACAtcgaaatgaccaaaaa gttaaaaCTATTGGCCGAACAATATCAGACGCGCGAACAGCACCTGGAAAAGCTAAATGAGCAAGTGCATCTGGAATCTCAGCTGCATCAGGCCAAACTTAGTAAGGCCCAAGTGGAGGCAGCCATGGAAAAGGAAATTCTCACCAA AGAAAATCAAATTGGTCTGGAGAAGCTATTGCAAGCCCAACGTGCCATCAAGGCTCTAACGGAACGAGAGCAACAGCTGAAGGAACAACTGAATATCTATACGGCCAAATATGATGACTTCCAGCAATCGTTGCAGAAATCAAATGAAGTCTTTGGCAGCTACAAAGTCGAGCTGGAAAAGATGTCAAAGAATTCGAAGAAAATCGAAAAAGAGGCCCTGGGTTGGCGTCAAAAGTATGAGAAGTCCAATGCCATGGTGATTGAATTGGTCACCGAGAAGCAATTGCGGGATCAACAGTCGGATCGCCTCCATAAGCAAGTTGTGCAATTACAGAAGCTATTGCGAGCCCTTCAGCTGGAAAGAACGTCGCTACACACTTGCCTAAGAGACAATAATATTGAGATTCCGGCAATGCCGCAATTGCCACCAGAACCGGAGCCGATTAAAGTGGCACCCGTCAATACAAATGACAAGGCCAAAATGGAACTAATGACGCGTAATTGTGCCGAATTGAAGCAAACTTTGGCCAATTTGCAGAATCAAATGAAACTGCTAACCACCAGTGAGGGCAAATCGGTGGCAAGTgaggagcaacaacaaaattctcATCAACAAAATAAGCAGGCAAATAAcacaaataataagaaaaaccAGAAGAAAAAGGATAAGAAATCGAAGGCTAAAGCCAAAGCAAATGCCGCCGCTGCCAATGCCGAGCCCACTGAGCCTGAACAAGAGACTGAACCAAATCAACAGGATAAAGTTGTGGAGGAGCAGCAATTGGAAGAACAGTCAAATGCTGAGTTACAGCACGCGGCTGGAGATGGCATTAACATCGCCAGCTCTAAGGATGCTCAACAGCAAACGACAACAACTACCGCCGAAAAAGTGCCAACAACCGATGACTTGGAATCTGATGGATCTAATGACGATGGCTGCTCTACCCCCACGAACGAAACCATCGATGCCGTCGATATATCCGAAGTGCCTGCTCTaattgatgctgctgctgattaG
- the LOC6650212 gene encoding uncharacterized protein LOC6650212: MSALEEEYMNYLKESGVLPRLLDILKQLSDNDPMPVDPLTFLLNKLGCPLKTQPQMKTLERKVSRALDELRYLRRLLIDLGGGDQLYDSDTDEEEFVGAVESAESYDGYFHVPPTFRHAETIVLNQGIDMDKPCCSSSLMGEQH; this comes from the exons atgAGCGCTTTAGAAGAAGAATACATGAACTATCTGAAAGAGTCGGGTGTCTTGCCACGCCTTTTGGATATACTCAAGCAATTG TCAGACAATGATCCCATGCCGGTAGACCCTCTAACTTTCTTGCTAAATAAACTTGGCTGTCCGCTCAAAACGCAG CCCCAAATGAAGACGCTGGAGCGTAAGGTGTCACGGGCTCTCGATGAGTTGCGCTACCTGCGTCGCTTGCTGATCGACTTGGGTGGTGGCGACCAACTCTACGATAGCGACACCGATGAGGAGGAATTTGTTGGAGCTGTTGAAAGCGCCGAATCTTATGATGGGTATTTTCATGTGCCGCCAACTTTTAGGCACGCTGAAACCATTGTCTTAAATCAGGGCATCGACATGGACAAGCCCTGCTGCAGTAGCTCCTTGATGGGGGAACAGCATTAG